The following DNA comes from Kiritimatiellales bacterium.
TGCAAAAAAGTCGCCGGTGAATTTCAGGGCAACGGCCTGGATGTCCATGCGCTTCAAGTGGATCAGGCGGATCATGAATCGGTGCTCAACCTGAAAGAGCAGATCAGGCAGCAGTACGGACGATTGAACGTTTTAGTGAACTGCGCAGTGGCGCGGCCGATGAAGGGATATAATGCGCCGCTGGAGCAGTGGAAACTATCGATGGACGTGAATGCCACCGGACTGTTTGATATTACCCGTGAAATGGCGGATCTGATGGCGCAAGGCGGCGGCGGAACCATTGTGAATATTGCCTCGATGATGGGCATGTTCGGCCCCGATCTTACGAACTATGAAGGTCTGCCGGATGCATGGAAAGATCAGCCGCCGGATTATTTTTTTCATAAGGGCGGTATGCTCACGCTGACGCGTTATCTGGCACGCGTGCTGGCGGATAAAAAAATCAGAGTGAATGCCATCAGCCCCGGCGGAATTGCTGCCGGTCAACCGGACCGGTTTGTTGAAAATTATACCAAAAAAGTTCCGGTCGGACGGCTGGCGAATAATGACGACATTAAAGGCACCGTCGTTTTTCTCGCATCGGAGGCGTCGGCGTATATTAACGGTGAAAATATTCTTATGGATGGTGGTATGCACGCCTGACCCTTAGAGCAGATCAAGAAAAACCATAGCCACAAAAAACACAAAAAAGCACAAACCCCGGCGTTCTTGGCGGTTCGCACAAAATTAAAACGCTATCGTGAAGGAGATTTGAATTATGCGTCAATGGATTCTGTTTTTATCGTTGATTATCTCGTCGCTCAGTCCGGCGTTTGCCGCAACGCCTGATCCGGCGGAAATCCGGTCAGACGCTGTAAACGTTCTGCAAACTGAATTGCGGCAGGCGGAGCAGTGGCAGAAAGTGCATGCGGCAGAAGCGCTATTAAAACTCGGATACATCGCCGGCGTGGAGGATGAATTTTTAAAAGAACTCTCCCTGTACGAAAATCAGCCGCAATACCGGATCGGCATCTGGCGGGTGCTGGTGCGCACCGCAGTAACTCCGCGCGAACAGCAGCAGTGGATTGAAAAAATTAAAACGGTTCTGTTAGATTCGTCCGCACCGGATCGCATGCACGCAGCGGAAACACTCGGAAAACTAAATATCCGGCTGAATGAGCAGGAAAAAGCATTGACGGAAGAGTATGCGCAGCAAATGCAGGATCCATTTGCTTGCTGGCTGCTGGCGCAGCATGGCTCAGCCGCCGGAGTACAGCAGCTTGAACAGTTACAACAGTCAGACGATCCGGTAACTGCATTCCGAGCCGGATTCTGTCTTGAACAGCTGGAAAAAATCTCTTCAGGAACAACTCGCGAAGATGCTGTTACAGCGCTGGCTGATAGTAACGATGCGAAAAAGACAGCGGCCGCTTATGCTTTAGGATCACTCGGAATGCCGGAAGATCGGGCGTTATTACTACCTTTGCTGTCCGATTTTTCAGCGGACGTGCGCATTGCTGCGGCGGAATCGCTGCTGCGGCTGGAGCGCCAGCGCACCGGACGGCTGGGTTTCATCGACTGGCTGGTGCTGGGCGGATATTTTTTCTCGCTGATTTTG
Coding sequences within:
- a CDS encoding SDR family oxidoreductase, encoding MHVKDLLSLKNKIALVTGGEGKYGRCLTEALAEADAKVIIASPFPDECKKVAGEFQGNGLDVHALQVDQADHESVLNLKEQIRQQYGRLNVLVNCAVARPMKGYNAPLEQWKLSMDVNATGLFDITREMADLMAQGGGGTIVNIASMMGMFGPDLTNYEGLPDAWKDQPPDYFFHKGGMLTLTRYLARVLADKKIRVNAISPGGIAAGQPDRFVENYTKKVPVGRLANNDDIKGTVVFLASEASAYINGENILMDGGMHA
- a CDS encoding HEAT repeat domain-containing protein, yielding MRQWILFLSLIISSLSPAFAATPDPAEIRSDAVNVLQTELRQAEQWQKVHAAEALLKLGYIAGVEDEFLKELSLYENQPQYRIGIWRVLVRTAVTPREQQQWIEKIKTVLLDSSAPDRMHAAETLGKLNIRLNEQEKALTEEYAQQMQDPFACWLLAQHGSAAGVQQLEQLQQSDDPVTAFRAGFCLEQLEKISSGTTREDAVTALADSNDAKKTAAAYALGSLGMPEDRALLLPLLSDFSADVRIAAAESLLRLERQRTGRLGFIDWLVLGGYFFSLILIGAYYARKAQTADDYLLGGRNMKAWMVGLSLFAALLSTASYMSVPGEIVKHGPMILAQLTAIPLIIWVVGWFLIPTFMKLRVTSANEILEMNLGLSVRM